The Flavobacteriales bacterium genome contains a region encoding:
- a CDS encoding glycosyltransferase family 2 protein gives METPTKVAVVILNYNGIHWLKKFLGDVVEKTTNAEVIIADNASTDDSVNYVSNNFPSVKLILNKTNEGYAGGYNKALQQICAEYYVLLNSDVEVTKNWIAPIIELMDSDKSIAACQPKIKKYDDKNSFEYAGASGGFLDKYGYPFCRGRIFDSLEEDKGQYDDASEVFWASGACLFLRAEAFYEVGGFDWDFFAHMEEIDLCWKLKNKGYKIMCEPKSTVFHVGGGTLSSGSTFKTYLNYRNNLLMLYKNLKPEKRFSTLFKRMLLDGLSAIKFILNGKPQHVLYILKAHLKYYTLLSAFKKKRPQSYQAKLFPKSVVYLYFVKRLKTYHQLNKDFS, from the coding sequence ATGGAAACACCAACAAAAGTAGCAGTAGTAATTCTTAACTACAATGGTATTCATTGGCTTAAAAAGTTTTTGGGAGATGTAGTAGAAAAAACCACTAATGCCGAAGTGATTATTGCCGACAATGCGTCAACAGATGACTCTGTTAATTATGTTTCTAACAATTTTCCTAGTGTAAAACTTATTCTAAACAAAACTAATGAAGGTTATGCTGGTGGCTACAACAAAGCATTGCAACAAATATGTGCTGAGTATTATGTTCTACTTAACTCCGATGTAGAGGTTACTAAAAATTGGATAGCTCCAATCATCGAATTAATGGATAGTGACAAGAGTATAGCTGCTTGTCAACCAAAAATAAAGAAATACGACGACAAAAATAGTTTTGAATACGCTGGTGCAAGTGGTGGCTTTTTGGATAAGTATGGCTATCCATTTTGTAGAGGTAGAATCTTTGATTCTTTGGAAGAAGACAAGGGACAATATGACGATGCTTCTGAAGTATTTTGGGCTAGTGGTGCTTGTCTTTTTTTACGTGCCGAAGCTTTTTACGAAGTTGGTGGTTTTGATTGGGACTTTTTTGCTCATATGGAAGAAATTGACCTATGTTGGAAACTTAAAAACAAAGGTTATAAAATTATGTGCGAACCCAAATCAACTGTTTTTCATGTGGGAGGAGGTACTCTCAGTAGTGGAAGTACGTTTAAAACCTATCTAAACTATAGGAATAACCTACTAATGTTATACAAGAATCTTAAACCTGAAAAGCGATTCAGTACTTTATTTAAACGTATGTTGTTAGATGGATTGTCTGCTATCAAATTCATTTTGAATGGCAAACCTCAGCATGTGTTATACATTTTGAAAGCACACCTCAAATACTATACTTTACTGAGTGCATTTAAAAAGAAAAGACCACAAAGCTACCAAGCTAAGTTATTTCCAAAAAGTGTAGTGTATTTGTATTTTGTTAAGCGTCTAAAAACTTACCATCAACTCAATAAAGATTTTAGCTGA
- a CDS encoding cysteine desulfurase produces MKVYLDNAATTPIDKEVIEVMMPILQEGFGNPSSIHSFGRISRSIVEKARKNVAKHLNCAPGEIFFTSGGTEADNMAIRCGMVDLGINHAITSKIEHHAVGHTLEDMASKGLIKLSYVDLDDKGNVVLSHLEELLKSNNRSFVSLMHANNEIGNLLDIKAVGEMCQTYDAIFHSDTVQTMAHYTFDLQELPIHFLTGAAHKFHGPKGNGFLYINADITIKPFISGGGQERNMRAGTENVYGIAGLSKAMDVSYRDLEEHRTHIEMLKQHMIKGLKDAIPGVEFNGESASLEKSLYTVLNVLFPQTEIGEMLFYNLDIMGIASSGGSACSSGSNLGSHVLRAIGSDMSRPSLRFSFSKYNTIEEIDYTVNQLKSLLS; encoded by the coding sequence ATGAAAGTTTATTTAGATAATGCGGCGACAACGCCAATTGATAAGGAAGTCATAGAGGTTATGATGCCTATTTTGCAAGAAGGATTTGGCAACCCATCTTCTATACATTCTTTTGGTAGAATTTCTCGCTCAATAGTTGAAAAAGCAAGAAAAAATGTTGCCAAACATTTGAATTGTGCACCAGGAGAAATATTTTTTACTTCTGGGGGTACTGAGGCCGATAATATGGCTATTCGTTGTGGTATGGTCGATTTGGGAATTAATCATGCTATTACTTCTAAAATTGAACACCATGCAGTTGGTCATACTTTGGAAGATATGGCTTCTAAGGGTTTGATTAAGCTATCTTATGTGGATTTAGATGATAAGGGAAATGTCGTTTTGTCTCACCTTGAAGAATTATTAAAATCTAACAACCGAAGTTTTGTTTCCTTAATGCATGCCAATAATGAAATTGGTAATTTATTAGATATCAAGGCTGTCGGTGAAATGTGTCAGACTTACGATGCTATTTTCCATTCTGATACGGTTCAAACTATGGCGCATTATACCTTTGATTTACAAGAATTACCCATACATTTCTTAACTGGTGCAGCGCATAAATTTCATGGTCCTAAAGGCAATGGGTTTTTATATATCAATGCCGATATCACAATAAAACCCTTTATTTCTGGAGGTGGTCAAGAGAGGAATATGCGTGCTGGAACAGAGAATGTTTATGGTATAGCTGGACTATCTAAGGCTATGGACGTTTCATATCGTGACTTAGAAGAACATAGAACACATATAGAGATGCTAAAACAACATATGATAAAAGGTCTTAAAGATGCTATACCTGGTGTTGAATTCAATGGCGAGAGTGCTAGCTTAGAAAAGTCATTATATACGGTATTAAATGTTCTATTTCCCCAAACTGAAATAGGTGAAATGCTATTCTACAATTTAGACATAATGGGCATAGCATCTTCTGGGGGTAGTGCTTGTTCGTCAGGTAGCAATTTAGGTTCTCACGTATTAAGAGCTATTGGTAGCGATATGAGTCGCCCATCTCTACGCTTTTCCTTTAGTAAATACAACACGATTGAAGAGATAGATTATACTGTAAATCAGCTAAAATCTTTATTGAGTTGA
- the glmM gene encoding phosphoglucosamine mutase — translation MTLIKSISGIRGTIGGKVGEGLSPVDTVRFTAAYGTWIQNRCQKSPSVVVGRDARISGEIIRQLVVSTLQALGIDVYDLGLSTTPTVELAVQMQNADGGIILTASHNPKQWNALKLLNEKGEFINADDGAEVLAIAEADDYNFAEVDDLGKYYSDDTYIQKHIDSVLKLKWVNTDAIKAANFKVVVDAVNSTGGIAVPALLESLGVSCVSLYCEPNGHFPHNPEPLAEHLTEISKLVVETNADCGIVVDPDVDRLALVNEDGSMFGEEYTLVACADYILSKEKGNTVSNLSSSRALREVTHKHGGQYFSSAVGEVNVVNQMKECKAIIGGEGNGGIIFPESHYGRDSIVGIALFLSLLAEKKMKCSELRASYPSFFMSKNKIQLTPEIDVDMILSVMSKKYAHEDVTTIDGVKIDFAEEWVHLRKSNTEPIIRIYTESVSKENADNLAERFMNEIKELTIN, via the coding sequence ATGACTTTAATCAAATCTATTTCTGGTATTCGTGGAACTATAGGAGGTAAAGTAGGAGAGGGTTTATCCCCTGTTGATACGGTTCGTTTTACAGCCGCTTATGGCACTTGGATACAAAACCGATGTCAAAAGTCTCCATCTGTCGTTGTAGGCAGAGATGCTAGAATTTCAGGCGAAATAATTCGACAGTTAGTGGTAAGCACTCTACAAGCCTTAGGAATAGATGTTTATGATTTAGGATTGTCAACAACACCTACTGTAGAGTTAGCAGTACAAATGCAAAACGCAGATGGTGGAATAATTTTAACTGCAAGTCATAATCCTAAACAGTGGAATGCTTTGAAATTGTTAAATGAAAAAGGAGAATTCATTAATGCCGATGATGGTGCTGAGGTTTTAGCTATTGCAGAGGCCGACGATTATAATTTTGCTGAGGTTGATGATTTAGGAAAATATTATTCTGATGATACTTATATTCAGAAACATATTGACAGTGTGTTGAAATTAAAATGGGTAAATACAGATGCTATTAAAGCTGCCAACTTTAAAGTTGTAGTAGATGCTGTAAATTCTACTGGTGGAATAGCCGTTCCTGCACTTTTAGAAAGTTTAGGAGTGAGTTGTGTTTCTTTGTATTGTGAACCTAACGGACACTTCCCTCATAATCCCGAGCCTTTGGCTGAACATCTGACAGAAATTTCTAAGCTAGTAGTGGAAACTAATGCCGATTGTGGTATAGTTGTTGATCCAGATGTAGATAGATTAGCCCTTGTCAATGAAGATGGTAGTATGTTTGGAGAAGAATATACACTAGTGGCTTGTGCTGACTATATTTTATCTAAAGAAAAAGGCAATACAGTTTCTAATTTATCCTCTTCGAGAGCTTTGAGAGAGGTCACTCACAAGCATGGCGGTCAATATTTTTCTTCGGCAGTAGGTGAAGTCAATGTTGTCAACCAAATGAAAGAATGTAAGGCTATAATTGGTGGTGAAGGAAATGGAGGAATTATTTTTCCAGAATCTCATTATGGTAGAGATTCAATAGTAGGTATTGCACTATTTTTATCTCTTTTAGCAGAAAAGAAAATGAAATGCTCGGAATTAAGAGCTTCTTACCCTAGTTTCTTTATGTCAAAAAATAAAATTCAACTAACACCTGAGATTGATGTAGATATGATTTTATCAGTAATGTCAAAAAAATACGCTCACGAAGATGTTACAACAATAGATGGAGTGAAAATAGATTTTGCTGAAGAATGGGTTCACTTAAGAAAATCTAATACTGAGCCTATCATAAGAATTTACACAGAAAGTGTAAGTAAAGAAAATGCCGATAATTTGGCTGAACGCTTTATGAATGAAATTAAAGAATTGACCATCAATTAG